CCGCCGCGCCGGGACGTCCGGGCCGGGCAGATTGGCGACGGCCATCCCCATCACGACGGCGGAGATCAGCCCGGTGTCGTCGCGCAGCGCGTCGCACGCCGCCGCAACGCCGATCACGGCGGCGAACTGCACCGACGTACCCAGCTCCTCGCTCAGCCGCACCCGGCTCAGCAGCAGCCACAGCAGACACGCCCCGACCGCACCGCCGGCCACGCCCACTGCGGCGCTGGCGGCGAACCCCGCCACCTGATGCCCGAACCCCGGCCGGCCGCCCGCGAGTACACCGTGGAAGACCAGCGCCCCCAGGATCCCGCCGACCGGGTCGATCAGGGAGCCCTCCCAGATCAGAATGCGCCGCAACCGCTCGCTGGGGCGGACGAAATTGAGCAGCGGCCCGACGACCGTCGGACCGGAGACAACCAGGATCGACGCGAGCATCACGGCCGCGGGCCTCGACATGTCCAGTACCGGCATGGCGAACAGGGCGGCGGACACCACCGTCAGCAGCGTCCCGATCCAGAGCAGCCTGATCACGACACGGCGGTTGTGCCCCTTGAGCCTGCTGATGTCCAGCCCCAGCCCGGCGTCGTAGAGGATCACCGCCACCGCCAGCGACACCAGCGGGGAGAACGCGGAGCCCAGCAGCCGCGCCGGATCGACGTCGTCTGTCAGCGCGCCGGCGGCGAACCCCACCGGCAGCAGGACGAGCAGCGCCGGCACCCGCAGCCGGCCGGCCAGCAGCTGTGAACCGACCGCCAGCACCACAATCAGTCCCAGGCCGAGGAACACCTGATCGTCCGTCATGACCGCGCCTCCTGCGGTGGGAGCGCCGGGCCGGCGCTTCCGCCCCGTGGATCACCCCGCGCGACCACCCTCCGTGGCGGCGAACGGCAGAGGGGGAAGGGCTCGCACCGGGGAGCGGCCGAGTCCGCCGCTGTCCGCCGGACGGGCTAACGGGGTGCTGCCTCCGGACGGCGCCGGCGCCCGCGCTCCTCCCGCGACGGTCACGAGCGGCTGTCGTCCCAGGGCGTGCCCATCCAGCTGTCGAAGGAGCGGATCAACGCCGCCAGGGCGGCCGCCAGCCGCCAGTCGACCCACGGCGCGTGCACATGGATCTCGTCGTCGTCCGACCGGAACTCCAGCGGGACCTCCTCGCCCGCCCGCCAGATGACGCGCCGGGGCCCACGGGCCACATCGCCGCCGCCGGACAGGACGCTGCCCACTGCGATGGCCACCTGGACGGGGAACAGCAGCCACCACACGTACCACCAGAAGATCCGGCCCTTGTATCCGACAGCTTCGGGGCAGCCGGTCTGGGTGACCGTCCAGCGGGTCCGCAGCCCCCGGCCGTACATCGCCCTCTCACGGAGGATCGTTCCGATGGGCCCGCCCTGCCCGTCCAGCACCTGGTACATGGACACGCCCTCGGCCGAGGAGGCGGTGACGAGTGCGGCGAGCCGGGAGCGGCGCTCGGGATCGGCCCACAGAACGAAGGAGCGGACACCCTCCTTCCGGGCCGCGAGGTACGCCGGTATCCCGCCCGGCGGCAGTTCGCGCTCCACGTGCGCGACCGGCCGTCCGACGCCTTCCGGCGTGTCGGCGAAGGAGACGAAATGCCCGACGGGGCGGACCGTTCCCGGCGCGGCCGCCTTCTTGTCCCGGGGGACGGACTGCAATGTCAGGACGCTGGTCACCTGCGGACTCCTCCGGATACGGGGCGGGAAGTCGCAGAGTAGTCCGGGGGCTTGAGAAGATCGACGGGTGGAGTCTCCCGAACCCTTCCCCGGATCCGGTCCCGAACCGCTGCCCGAGGCCGAGCGGGCGGCGGCCCGTCGCACCGTGCGCTGCCGGCTGTGCGGACGCCCCCTCACCGGCACGGCCTCACGCCGCACCGGCCTCGGCCCCGCCTGCGACGCCAAACTCCACCCGGCTCCGCCCGACATCCGTACCCGCCGCCACGAGGTCGAACAGGACCCGCTGCCCGGCACCTGACCCCGGCCCGTCAGGAGGGCTGCTCGTCCAGCCGCCGGAACAGCCCCTCCTGCACCACCGACACCAGCAGATTCCCGCCTCGGTCGTAGATCCGGCCGCGTGCCAGACCGCGCCCGCCCGTCGCCACCGGTGACTCCTGGTCGTACAGGAACCACTCGTCCGCCCGGAACGGACGGTGGAACCACATGGCGTGGTCCAGGCTCGCCATGTCGAAGCCCCGCGGCCCCCACAGCGGTTCGACCGGGATGCGCACCGCGTCCAGCAGCGTCATGTCACTCGCGTACGTCAGCGCGCAGGTGTGCACGAGCGGGTCGTCGCCGAGCGGGCCGACCGCACGCATCCAGACCGCGCTGCGCGGCTCCGCATCCGTGATCTCCTCCCGCGTCCAGCGCAGCCGGTCGACATAGCGGATGTCGAAGGGCTGGCGCCGCGCCATCCGCTCCAGCGCCTCGGGCAGCGAGCCCAGATGGTCGCGCACCTCCTCGGCGACGGTCGGCAGCTCCTCCGGATCCGGCACCACCCGCGCCGGGGGCAGCTGGTGCTCGATGCCCGCCTCCTCGGGGCGGTGGAAGGACGCCGTCAGGTTGAAGATGGTCCGCCCCTGCTGGACGGCCGTCACCCGGCGGGTGGTGAAGGACCGGCCGTCCCTGACCCGCTCGACGTCGTAGACGATCGGGACTCCCGGCCGGCCGGGGCGCAGGAAGTAGGCGTGCAGCGAATGGACCGGCCGGTCGCCGTCGGTGGTGCGGCCGGCCGCCACCAGGGCCTGCCCGGCCACCTGCCCGCCGAAGACCCGTTGCAGGGACTCGTGCGGGCTGCGGCCTCGGAAGATGTTGACCTCGATCCGCTCCAGATCGAGCAGGTCCACCAGGCGTTCGGCGGGGTTCGTCATGCTGTTCGTCTCCACTCTCGCTGCTGCGCCGCCACTGCGGACGTGCTCACAACTGGCCCACGGAGGTGACCCGGAGCACCGCCCGGCCCTCCTCGTCGGACGCGGCCAGGTCGACCTCGGCGCTGATGCCCCAGTCGTGGTCGCCGCTCGGGTCGGCGAACGTCTGACGGACCCGCCACAGGCCGTGCTCGGCGTCCTCGTCGATCTTCAGCAGCTTCGGGCCCCGGGCGTCCGGACCGGTGCCCAGCTCCTCGTGCTCGTCCCAGTACGCGTCCATCGCCTCGCCCCACGCGTCCTCGTCCCAGCCCGCGTCGCCGTCCAGCTCACCGAGATCGCGGACCCGGTCCAGCGCGGCCAGCTCGACCCGGCGGAACATCGCGTTGCGCACCAGCACCCGGAAGGCGCGGGCGTTCGCCGTGACCGGCTTGACCTCGTCGGCCCGCTCCTGCGCCTGCTCGGCCGTCTCCACCTCGGGATTGGCGAGCTGTTCCCACTCGTCGAGCAGACTGGAGTCCACTTGGCGGACCATCTCGCCGAGCCAGGCGATCAGGTCCTCCAGGTCCTCGGACTTGATGTCGTCCGGGATGGTGTGTTCCAGCGCCTTGTACGCGCCCGCGAGATACCGCAGTACGATGCCCTCGGTCCGGGCCAGCTCGTAGTTCGAGGTGAACTCCGTGAACGTCATGGCGCGTTCGTACATGTCGCGCACCACCGTCTTGGGCGAGACCGGGTGGTCGCCCACCCACGGGTGGCTCTGCCGGTAGACGTCGTACGCGTGCCACAGCAGTTCGCTCAGCGGCTTCGGGTACGTGACGTCCTGGAGGAGCTCCATCCGCTCCTCGTACTCGATGCCGTCGGCCTTCATCTGCCCGACCGCCTCGCCGCGCGCCTTGTTCTGCTGGGCGGCGAGGATCTGCCGGGGGTCGTCGAGCGTCGACTCCACCACCGAGACCATGTCCAGCGCGTACGAGGGGGAGTCGGCGTCCAGCAGCTCGAACGCGGCGAGCGCGAACGTGGACAGCGGCTGGTTCAGCGCGAAGTTCTGCTGGAGGTCGACGGTCAGCCGCACGATGCGGCCCTCCGCGTCCGGGGTTTCGAGCCGCTCCACCACGCCGCCGTCCAGCAGCGAACGGTAGATGGCGATCGCCCGGCGGATGTGGCGCAGCTGGGCCCGGCGCGGCTCGTGGTTGTCCTCCAGCAGGTGGCGCATCGCCTCGAAGGCGTTGCCGGGACGCGCGATGACCGACAGCAGCATGGTGTGCGTGACCCGGAAGCGCGAGGTCAGCGGCTCCGGGTCGGACTGGATCAGCTTGTCGAACGTGCTCTCCGACCAGGACACGAAGCCCTCGGGCGCCTTCTTGCGGACGACCTTGCGCTTCTTCTTCGGGTCGTCGCCGGCCTTCTTGACCGCCTTCTCGTTCTCCACGACGTGCTCGGGGGCCTGCGCGACGACGAACCCCGCCGTGTCGAAGCCGGCCCGGCCGGCGCGGCCGGCGATCTGGTGGAACTCGCGGGCGCGCAGCGTGCGTACCCGGGTGCCGTCGTACTTGGTGAGCGCGGTGAACAGCACTGTGCGGATGGGGACGTTGACACCCACGCCGAGCGTGTCCGTACCGCAGATGACCTTGAGCAGGCCCGCCTGCGCGAGCTTCTCCACGAGCCGTCGGTACTTCGGCAGCATGCCCGCGTGGTGCACCCCGATGCCGTGGCGTACGTAACGGGAGAGGTTCTGGCCGAACTTGGTGGTGAAGCGGAAGTTGCCGATGAGATCGGCGATCTTCTCCTTCTCCTCCTTGGTGCACATGTTGATGCTCATCAGCGACTGCGCCCGCTCGACGGCCGCCGCCTGCGTGAAGTGCACGATGTAGACCGGCGACTGCCGGGTGTCCAGGAGCTCGGTGATCGTCTCGGTGATCGGCGTCAGCCGGTACTCGTAACTGAGCGGGACCGGGCGCGTCGCCGAGCGCACCACGGAGGTGGGCCGGCCGGTGCGGCGGGTCAGGTCCTCCTCGAACATCCTGACGTCACCGAGGGTGGCGGACATCAGGACGAACTGGGCCTGCGGCAGCTCCAGGATCGGGATCTGCCAGGCCCAGCCCCGGTCCTGCTCCGCGTAGAAGTGGAACTCGTCCATCACGACCTGGCCGATGTCCGCGTACTTCCCGTCACGCAGGGCGATGGAGGCCAGTACCTCGGCCGTGCAGCAGATCACCGGGGCGTCGGCGTTGACCGAGGCGTCGCCGGTGAGCATCCCGACGTTCTCCGTGCCGAACAGCTTGCACAGGTCGAAGAACTTCTCCGAGACCAGCGCCTTGATCGGCGCGGTGTAGAACGTGACCTTGTCCTGGGCCAGGGCTGTGAAGTGCGCACCGGCCGCGACGAGGCTCTTCCCGGAGCCGGTGGGGGTGGAAAGGATCACGTTGGCCCCGGAGACCACCTCGATCAGCGCCTCCTCCTGAGCCGGATAGAGGGTGATGCCCTGCGTCTCGGTCCATGACGAGAATGCCTCGAAGAGGGCGTCGGGGTCGTCGGTCGGGGGCAGCTGATCGATTAGGGTCACGCCCCCATCTTGCCTGCCTTCCGCCCGGATGAGGGAACCGGACGACAGCACGAAGATCACGGACGATACGCTTCCCCCTCAACTCGACGACAGCGCAACGACGGTGGCCCGAGCACGGGCGGGGTGACATCTGTCGGGGCGTTTGCCGGGTCACCGGGCGATACCCGGACCAGTACCTGGATCAATACCTACGGGGGCGGAAACAGCCATGATGGGACCGGCACACTCTCTGTCAGGGGCGGCGGCCTGGCTGGGGGTGGGCGCGGCTGCGGCAGCTGCGGGACACACCATGCCGTGGCCCGTCCTGGTCGTCGGCGCGCTGATCACCGCCGGCGCCGCACTGGCACCGGATCTCGACCACAAGTCCGCGACCATCTCGCGCGCCTTCGGACCGGTCTCCAAGGGCCTGTGCGAAATAGTCGACACGCTCTCGCACGCCGTCTACAAGGCGACCAAGCTGCGGGGCGACTCCAACCGCAACGGCGGCCACCGGACCCTGACCCACACCTGGCTCTGGGCGGTCCTGATCGGCGCCGGAGCCTCCGCCGCTGCGATCACCGGTGGCCGGTGGGCGGTACTGGCGATCCTCTTCGTCCACCTGGTGCTCGCCGTCGAGGGGCTGCTCTGGCGGGCCGCCCGGGTCTCCAGCGACGTGCTCGTCTGGCTGCTGGGCGCGACCAGCGCGTGGATCCTCGCCGGCGTCCTGGACAAGCCGGGCAACGGCTCGGACTGGCTCTTCAGCGCCCCCGGCCAGGAGTACCTCTGGCTCGGCCTGCCGATCGTGCTGGGCGCCCTCGTCCACGACATCGGGGACGCGCTGACCGTCTCGGGCTGCCCGATCCTCTGGCCGATCCCGGTGGGCCGCAAGCGGTGGTACCCGATAGGCCCGCCGAAGGCCATGCGGTTCCGGGCCGGCAGCTGGGTGGAACTGAAGATCCTGATGCCGGTGTTCATGGTGCTCGGGGGAGTGGGCGCGGCGGCCGCGATGAACATCATCTGACGCCCGGCCGCGGCCGGCTTCCCGCCCTACCCGGGTCCGGGACGCACCAGGCGGCCGTGGGCGATCAGGGACGCGGCCTGCTTGAGGCGGCGGACCCGGATGCTGACCCCGTAGGCGTCGACCCCCGGCACGGTCGCGAGACGGGTGGTCAGATAGCGGTAGAAGTCCTCCGCGTCCCGGCAGGTGACGATGGCCATCACGTTGTGGTCGCCGCTGGTGGCCCCGGCGAACGCGACCTCCTCGTGTCCGGCGATCTCGTGCCCGGCGCGTTCCAGGATGGCGGGCGCGACGCGCAGCCAGAGAGTCGCGTTGAGGTGGTAGCCGAGGCGCTCGGGCAGCAGATCGATGTCGTACGAGAGCGCGCCGGAGGACTCCAGTGACTCCAGGCGGCGCGCGACGCGCCCCTTGGACCAGCCGGTGACCTCGGCCAGCCGCGTGTGCGAGGTCCGGCCGTCCTCGGCGAGCGCGTCGAGGAGCGGGGCATCCTTGTCGTCCGGGGGTACGTGCGGGCCGGCCGGGGCGGGGGGCGGGGCGCCCGCCAGCCGCTGCTCCTGCTCGGGCGTGAGATGTCCGCCGTAGCCGGTCCAGCCGGACGTGCCCCGGTCCTCGAAGGGGTGGATGAGCAGGTCGATGCTCATGTCGAGCACGGCGGCGGACCTGGGCAGCTGCTGGAGCAGCATGTCCTCGCGCCGGGCGTCCAGCGGCGAATGGATGACGCAGATGATCTCCGAGCCGCCCGAGGCGATGCTCGCGTAGGCGATGTCGGGGCGCCGGGTGAGCGAGTCGGCCAGCGGGCCGACCCGGTCGGGGCGGCAGCGGATGCGCGCGACCCACCGCGCCTCCCCGTACACCGCCGGATCGACCAGGCCCACCACGCGCATCACCCCGCTGCGGCGCAGGGCGTGGTATCGGCGGGCCGCGGTCTGCTCGGAGACCCCGTTCACCTCACCGATGAGCCGGAACGGGGCGCGCGGCGCGAACTGGAGCGAACGGAGGATCTGCATGTCTACGGCGTCGATCACGGTGGAAGTGTGCCATGTCGCACGAAGGCCATGGAGGTTTCTTCCTGGTTCGGGCAGCTGCTTCGTTGATTCCGGCTGACGTCACCGATGCTGGCGACCGGGGCCGACGGGCCCCCGCTGGACATCGACCGCGGCGCCCGCGCCGCAAAGGAGTGCATCCGTGAACGTCACACCCTCGGCGAGCGGGCCGGCCGACCGGCGGGCGGCCACGCTCGCCATGGCCTGCCTGGGCGTATTCGTCGCCTACTTGCCGGTGACCACCGTCTCCGTGAGCCTGCCCGCCATCCAGGCGGCCCTGGGCGCCTCCACGGCCCAGCTGGCATGGGTCCAGGACGCCTTCGTCCTGCCCATGGCGGCGTTCATCCTCACCGCCGGAGTGTTCGGAGAGGTCCACGGGCGCAAGAAGGTGTTCCAGGCGGGACTGCTGTTCTCCGCCGCCGGCGCCGCCGTCGCCCTGACCGCCCAGTCGATCCAGGTGCTGTGGGCCGGCCAGGCCCTCGCCGGACTCGGTGCGGCCGCGCTGCTTCCCACGACACTGGCCCTGATCAGCCACGCGGTGCCCGATCACCGGGAGCGCGGCAAGTTCATCGGTCTCTGGGCCACCTCACTGCTGCTGGCACTGGCCGTGGGCCCGCTGATCGCCGGAGTCATCCTGGAACACGCCGCCTGGCGGTGGATCTATCTCCTGGTCATACCCGTCTCGCTCATCGCGATGGCGGTCGCCGCACGGCTGCTGACCGATTCGCGCGCCCCGCACGGCCGGCGCCTGGACTGGCCGGGCCAGCTCACCGCCGCGGCCGCGATCACCGCGCTGGTGTACGGCGTGATCGAGGGCGGCGCCGGATCGTTCACCGACACCCGGGTCCTGGTGGCGCTGTTCGTCGCGGTGGCCGGTGGCGTCGCCTTCGTCCTGGCCGAGCGGCGCAGCGACAGCCCGATGCTGGACCTGGCGCTGTTCCGCAGCCCCGCGTTCACCGCCACCACACTCGTCGCGATGATCACCTTCCTGGCGCTGATCGGCTTCTTCTTCCTCCTGAGCCTCTACTTCGGCCTGGTGCAGCAGCTCGACACCCTCCAGGCGGGCTGGCGGCTCCTCATGGTCACCGGTGCCGCCATCGTCGCCGGCGCCCCCGTCGGGCGTCTGATGCACCGGGTGCCGGCCCGCGTCCTGATCACCGCCGGACTGCTCGTCGTCACCGGCTCACTGCTCTCGCTGACCACCGTCGGCGCGGATACCTCGTTCGCCTCCATCGCGTGGCGGCTGGCGCTGCTGGGCCTGGGCATGGGCGGCGTCCTGACCCCGATGACGGCCACCGCGGTCGCCTCCGTGCCCGGCCACCTGGCAGGCATGGCCGCAGCCGGCAACAACGCCTTCCGGCAGGTCGGCGGAGCACTCGGGCCGGCCGTCCTGGGCGCCCTGCTCACCGCCCGCGCCCTCGACACCTTCCCCGCCCACCTCGCCGACGCCGGGATCACCGGAGCGGCCGGGCAGAGCATCGCCGGGACCGCCCGCGCCGGCGGCCTCGGCGCGGTCGCCGCGATGAACCTGGGCGCCGGCACGGGACCGGCCCTGAACGCCGTGGGCGAGGCGTTCCTCGATGGCATGCGCCTCTGCCTGATCGTCGCCGCCGCCCTCACCCTGCTCGCCGCCCTGGTCTCCGCGGTCCTGCTGCGCCGCCCCCGCACGGCGTCCACCGTCGCGGCCTCCTCCAGCGGCGCGCCCGCCACCGAGCGGGCCCACGCGGGCTGAGGGCCGGACCCCGAGGCACCTCAGCGGCTCCCGCGCACCGCCCGACGGCCGGTGCGCGGGAGCCGCCGCGTCGTGCGTCCGCCGCTACCGGCAGACTGTGGCCAAGGGAGAACCGCACCCACAAGGAGCACGATGGATTCCCTCTCCACCGCCGCCGCCCCGGCCCTCGCCGCGCTGCTCGACGACTTCTCCCTGGAGATGACGGGCAAGGACGTGCCCGCGCTCGAAGAGGCCCGCGACCGGATACCCGCCGGCACCCGGATCAACATCACCTTCCTCGGCAGCGAGGACCCGGACACACGCCTGGCCGCGGCCCGCACCGTCCGGCGGCTCGGCTGCACCCCGGTCCCGCACATATCGGCCCGCCGGCTGCGCTCCCGGCCGGAACTGGAGGAGTTCCTCGCCGCCCTGCGCTCCGACGGCACGGCCGGCGACGTCCTGGTCGTCGGCGGCGA
This window of the Streptomyces sp. 840.1 genome carries:
- a CDS encoding Lrp/AsnC family transcriptional regulator, translating into MIDAVDMQILRSLQFAPRAPFRLIGEVNGVSEQTAARRYHALRRSGVMRVVGLVDPAVYGEARWVARIRCRPDRVGPLADSLTRRPDIAYASIASGGSEIICVIHSPLDARREDMLLQQLPRSAAVLDMSIDLLIHPFEDRGTSGWTGYGGHLTPEQEQRLAGAPPPAPAGPHVPPDDKDAPLLDALAEDGRTSHTRLAEVTGWSKGRVARRLESLESSGALSYDIDLLPERLGYHLNATLWLRVAPAILERAGHEIAGHEEVAFAGATSGDHNVMAIVTCRDAEDFYRYLTTRLATVPGVDAYGVSIRVRRLKQAASLIAHGRLVRPGPG
- a CDS encoding acyl-CoA thioesterase II — its product is MTNPAERLVDLLDLERIEVNIFRGRSPHESLQRVFGGQVAGQALVAAGRTTDGDRPVHSLHAYFLRPGRPGVPIVYDVERVRDGRSFTTRRVTAVQQGRTIFNLTASFHRPEEAGIEHQLPPARVVPDPEELPTVAEEVRDHLGSLPEALERMARRQPFDIRYVDRLRWTREEITDAEPRSAVWMRAVGPLGDDPLVHTCALTYASDMTLLDAVRIPVEPLWGPRGFDMASLDHAMWFHRPFRADEWFLYDQESPVATGGRGLARGRIYDRGGNLLVSVVQEGLFRRLDEQPS
- a CDS encoding MFS transporter, which gives rise to MNVTPSASGPADRRAATLAMACLGVFVAYLPVTTVSVSLPAIQAALGASTAQLAWVQDAFVLPMAAFILTAGVFGEVHGRKKVFQAGLLFSAAGAAVALTAQSIQVLWAGQALAGLGAAALLPTTLALISHAVPDHRERGKFIGLWATSLLLALAVGPLIAGVILEHAAWRWIYLLVIPVSLIAMAVAARLLTDSRAPHGRRLDWPGQLTAAAAITALVYGVIEGGAGSFTDTRVLVALFVAVAGGVAFVLAERRSDSPMLDLALFRSPAFTATTLVAMITFLALIGFFFLLSLYFGLVQQLDTLQAGWRLLMVTGAAIVAGAPVGRLMHRVPARVLITAGLLVVTGSLLSLTTVGADTSFASIAWRLALLGLGMGGVLTPMTATAVASVPGHLAGMAAAGNNAFRQVGGALGPAVLGALLTARALDTFPAHLADAGITGAAGQSIAGTARAGGLGAVAAMNLGAGTGPALNAVGEAFLDGMRLCLIVAAALTLLAALVSAVLLRRPRTASTVAASSSGAPATERAHAG
- a CDS encoding DUF6011 domain-containing protein codes for the protein MESPEPFPGSGPEPLPEAERAAARRTVRCRLCGRPLTGTASRRTGLGPACDAKLHPAPPDIRTRRHEVEQDPLPGT
- a CDS encoding metal-dependent hydrolase, whose translation is MMGPAHSLSGAAAWLGVGAAAAAAGHTMPWPVLVVGALITAGAALAPDLDHKSATISRAFGPVSKGLCEIVDTLSHAVYKATKLRGDSNRNGGHRTLTHTWLWAVLIGAGASAAAITGGRWAVLAILFVHLVLAVEGLLWRAARVSSDVLVWLLGATSAWILAGVLDKPGNGSDWLFSAPGQEYLWLGLPIVLGALVHDIGDALTVSGCPILWPIPVGRKRWYPIGPPKAMRFRAGSWVELKILMPVFMVLGGVGAAAAMNII
- a CDS encoding RNA helicase is translated as MTLIDQLPPTDDPDALFEAFSSWTETQGITLYPAQEEALIEVVSGANVILSTPTGSGKSLVAAGAHFTALAQDKVTFYTAPIKALVSEKFFDLCKLFGTENVGMLTGDASVNADAPVICCTAEVLASIALRDGKYADIGQVVMDEFHFYAEQDRGWAWQIPILELPQAQFVLMSATLGDVRMFEEDLTRRTGRPTSVVRSATRPVPLSYEYRLTPITETITELLDTRQSPVYIVHFTQAAAVERAQSLMSINMCTKEEKEKIADLIGNFRFTTKFGQNLSRYVRHGIGVHHAGMLPKYRRLVEKLAQAGLLKVICGTDTLGVGVNVPIRTVLFTALTKYDGTRVRTLRAREFHQIAGRAGRAGFDTAGFVVAQAPEHVVENEKAVKKAGDDPKKKRKVVRKKAPEGFVSWSESTFDKLIQSDPEPLTSRFRVTHTMLLSVIARPGNAFEAMRHLLEDNHEPRRAQLRHIRRAIAIYRSLLDGGVVERLETPDAEGRIVRLTVDLQQNFALNQPLSTFALAAFELLDADSPSYALDMVSVVESTLDDPRQILAAQQNKARGEAVGQMKADGIEYEERMELLQDVTYPKPLSELLWHAYDVYRQSHPWVGDHPVSPKTVVRDMYERAMTFTEFTSNYELARTEGIVLRYLAGAYKALEHTIPDDIKSEDLEDLIAWLGEMVRQVDSSLLDEWEQLANPEVETAEQAQERADEVKPVTANARAFRVLVRNAMFRRVELAALDRVRDLGELDGDAGWDEDAWGEAMDAYWDEHEELGTGPDARGPKLLKIDEDAEHGLWRVRQTFADPSGDHDWGISAEVDLAASDEEGRAVLRVTSVGQL